GGTGACGTTTGTCGACGAACTGCCCCGGACGACGAGCGGTAAGGTCCAGAAGTACAAGCTCGAAGCACACCACGAAGCGGGCCCGTGACTGCTTTTTGAATGCTGTATTGATGGTGCGTAACGTATATCCCCGCGCTACGAAAACCCCAAGCTAGCAATGATTCGCGAGGGATCATCGTGCGCGTGATCGTCGTCGGTGCCGGCGAGGTCGGGCGCACGATCGCCGCCAACCTCGAGGACTCACACGACGTCGTGGTGGTCGATCAGGACAGCGGCGTCGTCGAAGATCTGACGTACTCGCTCGACGTCCTCGCGATCGAAGGGGACGGGACGGACATCGAGACGCTCGAGGAGGCAGGGATCGAGTCGGCCGGCCTGGTCATCGCCTGTACGGACGACGACGAGACCAATCTCGTCGTCTGTGGTGCGGCGAAGACCAGAAGCGACGCGTTCACCATCGCCCGCGTCAAGCGGCGCACGTTACTCGAGACCTGGCAGGGCTCACAGGGGGCGTTCGGCGTGGACTTCATGGCCTGTACCGATCTCCTTACTGCGCAGGCGATCTTCCGAATTTCGGGCCTGGAAGCGGCCCAGGACGTCGAGATGTTCGCCGGCGGATTGGTCCGGATGGCCGAGTTCGACATCGGGCCGAAGAGCCCCGTCGCCGGCCTGTCCGTTCGCGAGGCCGACCAGTACGACTCGCTGACGTTCGCCGGCATCTTCCGCGACGGGGAGATGATGGTCGTGACCGGTGACACGATGATCCGCGCCGGCGACAAGATTGTCGTGATCGGCAGCCCCGACTCAGTCAGGGGATTCGCGGCCGACATCGTCACGGCCGAGTCGAACGGCTCTAAGGAGGTCGTCATCGTCGGAGCGAGCGAGATCGGATTCCAGGTCGCCCGCCTGTTCGAGGAACAGGGTCATCGGTCGCGGCTGATCGAGCAGGATCCCGATCGCGCCCGAGAGGTCGCAGAGAAACTGCCGAACACGATGGTGATGGAAAGCGACGCGACTGACGCGGAGTTTCTGGCCCGAGAGCACGTCGACAAGGCCGACATCGTCATCGCCGCGCTCGACAGCGACGAGAAGAACCTGCTCGTCTCGCTACTGGCCCGTCGGCTCGGGGTCGATCGGACCGTCGCCGTCATCGAACACCCCGAGTACGCCGACGTCTTCGAGACCGTCGGGATCGACGTCGCCGTCAACCCGCGGGAGGAGACCGCCGAGGACATCATCCGCTTTACCCGCGCCGACCACACCGAGAAGGTGGCCATGCTCGAACACGATCGAGCCGAAGTGATCGAGATCGAGGCCGGCGTCGACAGCATCCTGACGAATCGACAGATAGCCGATACGACGTCCGACCTGCCAGACGGGGTCGTGATCGGCGCGATCTCCCGCGGCGGCGAACTCGTGACGCCCCGCGGGACGACGGTCGTCGAACCGGGGGATCACGTCGTTCTCTTCGTCGACGCGAGGGTCCTCGACGACGTCCTCGACGTCCTGTAATCCGGCACGATCCGCTATCGACGCGTGGGTCACCGGGTCGCGTCCGCGGCAGCGATCGACGGGGCTGCGATCAGCGCCGCCACTCCCGGTTCTGTCCCGACTCTCGTTCGGCACTCTCGACCGATCGCTCGAGTATCTTGTCCACTGCCCACGCCGCCCAGACGAACACCAGGACGACGAACGCCACCATCTCCAGCCGGACGATCGTTCCGTGCCAGACGGTCAGTACGGCGGCCATCAGCCCGATCGAAATGACGACGACCCCGAACACATCGAAAAACGTTCGAGGGTGGCGGACACTGGGCAGACGTACGTGCATTCGTGGAACGCTACGAGACGAAGCCCTTTAGACATCTCCCCGAGTCGGTCTCGGACAGTATGACGGACGTGCGATCGAAGGGGAGGACGACGAGCGCCCGGTCGGGGGGACGGCGCTGATGGTGCGGATCGACTGGCGCGCGAGCGTCGCGCTCACCGGGACGACCCTCAAGTATCTCGCGTTGACGATGTTCGTCCCGCTGGTCGTCGCGCTCGTCTATCGGGAGGAGATCCTCGTGTTCGCGGTGACGATCGCGTTCACGGTCACGCTCGGAGGCGCCCTCGAACGGCTCCATCCGGATCGGAATCCGGACCTGCAGCCGCGAGAGGCGATGCTGCTGGTAGCGATCTCCTGGCTCGCGGTCGCGATCGTCGGGGCGGTCCCGTACGTGCTCGCGGGGTACGGAACCGCGTCGACCCTCTCACACCCGGTCAATGCGCTCTTCGAGTCGATGTCCGGGTTCACGACCACCGGGGCGACCGTGCTCGGTGAGATCTCGTTCGAACGGCACTCCCACGCGCTGCTCATGTGGCGCCAGCTCACCCAGTGGCTCGGCGGGATGGGGATCATCGTCCTGATGATCGCCATCCTCCCCGAACTGGCGGTCAACGGCGCGCAGTTGATTCGCGCCGAGGCACCCGGGCCGGAACTACAGAAACTCACGCCGAAGATCGCCGAGACGGCGCGGATCCTGTGGCTGGTCTACTTCGCCTTCACGATCCTCTATATCTGCCTGCTCTACGGGCTCCACCTCGTGGGTCTCGCGCCCAATATGGGGTTCTACAACGCGGTCGCCCACGGGTTTACGACGCTCCCGACCGGCGGGTTCTCCCCCGAAGCGGACAGTATCGCGGCGTTCTCCGCCGTCGTCCAGTGGGCCGTCATCCCGTTTATGACGGTCGCGGGGATGAACTTCGCACTGTTCTGGTACGTCCTTCGCGGGGAACCGCGACGGCTCATCCGCAACACCGAATTTCGCGCCTACGCTGGCGCGATCGCCGTGCTCACCGGGATCGTCGGTGTGTTACTCTACAGCGGTGCGGCGCCGCCGCTCGAGAACCTCGGCGGGACGACCGAAGGAACGACCGAGCCTGCGCTCCGACAGGCAGCCTTCCAGATCGTCTCGCTGTTGAACTCGACCGGGTACGCGACCAGCGACTTCGCAGAGTGGGAGACGAACGGCCAGATCGTGCTCCTGTTCGCGATGTTCATCGGTGGGAGCGCCGGATCGACCGGCGGCGGAGTCAAGATCATCCGCTGGCTGATCGTCCTGAAGGTCGCCCACCGGGAACTGTTCACCGCCGCCCACCCCGAGGCCGTCCGGCCGATCAGACTCGGCGGCTAC
The nucleotide sequence above comes from Halosolutus halophilus. Encoded proteins:
- the trkA gene encoding Trk system potassium transporter TrkA, which encodes MRVIVVGAGEVGRTIAANLEDSHDVVVVDQDSGVVEDLTYSLDVLAIEGDGTDIETLEEAGIESAGLVIACTDDDETNLVVCGAAKTRSDAFTIARVKRRTLLETWQGSQGAFGVDFMACTDLLTAQAIFRISGLEAAQDVEMFAGGLVRMAEFDIGPKSPVAGLSVREADQYDSLTFAGIFRDGEMMVVTGDTMIRAGDKIVVIGSPDSVRGFAADIVTAESNGSKEVVIVGASEIGFQVARLFEEQGHRSRLIEQDPDRAREVAEKLPNTMVMESDATDAEFLAREHVDKADIVIAALDSDEKNLLVSLLARRLGVDRTVAVIEHPEYADVFETVGIDVAVNPREETAEDIIRFTRADHTEKVAMLEHDRAEVIEIEAGVDSILTNRQIADTTSDLPDGVVIGAISRGGELVTPRGTTVVEPGDHVVLFVDARVLDDVLDVL
- a CDS encoding TrkH family potassium uptake protein, which translates into the protein MMVRIDWRASVALTGTTLKYLALTMFVPLVVALVYREEILVFAVTIAFTVTLGGALERLHPDRNPDLQPREAMLLVAISWLAVAIVGAVPYVLAGYGTASTLSHPVNALFESMSGFTTTGATVLGEISFERHSHALLMWRQLTQWLGGMGIIVLMIAILPELAVNGAQLIRAEAPGPELQKLTPKIAETARILWLVYFAFTILYICLLYGLHLVGLAPNMGFYNAVAHGFTTLPTGGFSPEADSIAAFSAVVQWAVIPFMTVAGMNFALFWYVLRGEPRRLIRNTEFRAYAGAIAVLTGIVGVLLYSGAAPPLENLGGTTEGTTEPALRQAAFQIVSLLNSTGYATSDFAEWETNGQIVLLFAMFIGGSAGSTGGGVKIIRWLIVLKVAHRELFTAAHPEAVRPIRLGGYVVDEDAVRGILGFTFIYFLIFGVSAVLIALDASRVGYELSTLEAISASIATIGNIGPGFGSLGPFGSYLEFPYTSKLLMTFLMWVGRLEVIPALVLFTGAFWRR